In one window of Prevotella fusca JCM 17724 DNA:
- the dut gene encoding dUTP diphosphatase: protein MTQIKVINKGHQELPVYATSQSAGMDLRANIDTPIVLQPMERRLVPTGLYIALPVGFEAQVRPRSGLALKHGLTVLNSPGTIDADYRGEIMVLLINFSNEPFPINDGERIAQMVIARHEQAEFVEVETLDETERGEGGYGHTGVK, encoded by the coding sequence ATGACACAGATAAAAGTAATCAATAAAGGGCATCAGGAGCTTCCTGTTTATGCCACTTCACAGAGTGCGGGGATGGATCTCCGCGCTAATATCGACACACCTATTGTACTGCAACCAATGGAACGGAGACTTGTTCCTACAGGACTTTATATAGCTCTCCCAGTAGGTTTTGAGGCACAGGTGCGCCCCCGTAGCGGTCTTGCTCTGAAGCACGGGCTGACCGTTCTTAACTCTCCCGGTACGATTGATGCCGATTATCGTGGTGAAATCATGGTGCTACTCATTAATTTCTCCAATGAACCATTCCCCATCAACGACGGTGAACGTATTGCACAGATGGTCATTGCACGTCATGAACAGGCTGAGTTCGTTGAGGTAGAAACACTTGATGAGACCGAACGCGGTGAAGGTGGATACGGTCATACGGGCGTGAAGTGA
- a CDS encoding tetratricopeptide repeat protein — protein sequence MFDNVILKGTKMRHTLLALALLGGSLAVYADRKDSLQSYNYFFLEALRQQDMGNLTAAFDLLRHAHDLNPQAPEVYYQLAGYYVDMKNDALAREYFEKAASLDPENSTYQEKLGQLYVTQKDYPNAIKAYERLYSSNKTRSDVLQLLYQLYGSQNDFKMMISTLERLETVEGTNEQISLSKMQIYEQMGEKRKEYDELKALVDSHPLDLNYRVMFGNWLLQNGKKKEALQKYHDVLKEDPDNSLAKLSMMDYYNNIGDKTTVKTILQELLQSSKTEQNTKMELLRQVITSSQKDNNPDSTEVMRLFSVALVGPQQDADILMLKAAYMILRKKPKAEINRIYEQAIEVEPDNSRARAALIQNIWETEDYDKVIAICRPAIEYNPDEMAFYYFQGMAQFQKHDIDAALETFRKGVGQIKPDSNPDIVSDFYAIMGDILHEKGRNDEAFQAYDSCLQWKPDNTAALNNYAYYLSVENKNLTKAEQMSYKTIKAEPENSTFLDTYAWILFQQKRYEEAKIYIEQAIRSDSTLSGVVKEHAGDIYAQTGDMEKALDYWQQSLKGGNESATLKKKIQLKKYIAE from the coding sequence ATGTTCGATAACGTTATATTGAAAGGCACAAAGATGCGCCATACCCTCCTTGCTCTTGCTTTGTTAGGTGGCTCGCTGGCTGTATATGCTGATCGGAAGGATAGCCTTCAGAGCTATAACTACTTCTTCCTTGAGGCTTTGCGACAGCAGGATATGGGCAATCTCACGGCAGCTTTCGACCTTCTGCGTCATGCGCACGACCTCAATCCACAGGCTCCAGAGGTTTATTATCAGCTGGCTGGCTATTATGTGGACATGAAGAATGATGCACTGGCACGTGAATACTTCGAGAAGGCAGCAAGTCTTGACCCTGAAAATTCAACCTATCAGGAGAAATTGGGACAGCTCTATGTGACGCAGAAAGACTATCCTAATGCCATCAAAGCCTACGAACGGCTTTATTCTTCTAATAAGACGCGCTCTGATGTGCTGCAACTTCTCTATCAACTCTACGGCTCACAAAATGATTTCAAGATGATGATTAGTACCTTGGAACGTCTGGAGACGGTGGAGGGAACCAACGAGCAGATTTCACTCAGCAAGATGCAAATCTACGAGCAGATGGGAGAAAAGCGCAAGGAGTACGATGAGTTGAAGGCACTCGTTGACAGTCATCCGCTCGATCTCAACTATCGTGTGATGTTCGGAAACTGGCTTTTGCAGAATGGAAAGAAGAAGGAAGCCCTCCAGAAGTACCATGATGTGCTGAAGGAAGACCCTGATAACTCGCTTGCCAAGCTCTCCATGATGGATTATTACAATAATATCGGTGATAAGACAACCGTAAAAACAATCCTACAGGAACTGCTGCAATCATCCAAGACAGAGCAGAATACAAAGATGGAGTTACTTCGTCAGGTAATTACAAGCAGTCAGAAAGACAATAATCCAGATAGTACCGAAGTCATGCGGCTCTTCTCTGTTGCACTGGTTGGTCCACAGCAAGATGCTGATATCCTCATGCTTAAGGCTGCATACATGATACTTCGTAAGAAGCCGAAGGCTGAAATCAATCGTATCTATGAGCAGGCTATTGAGGTAGAACCCGACAATTCGCGTGCAAGGGCTGCCCTTATCCAGAATATCTGGGAGACGGAGGATTACGACAAGGTAATCGCTATCTGCCGTCCGGCAATAGAATACAATCCAGATGAGATGGCTTTCTATTACTTCCAGGGTATGGCACAGTTCCAGAAGCATGATATTGATGCCGCACTGGAGACTTTCCGGAAAGGAGTAGGGCAGATAAAGCCGGACAGCAACCCTGATATTGTGTCGGATTTTTATGCCATCATGGGTGATATTCTCCACGAGAAAGGGCGCAACGATGAGGCTTTCCAGGCTTATGACAGCTGTCTGCAGTGGAAACCTGACAATACAGCGGCACTGAACAACTATGCTTATTACCTCAGTGTGGAGAACAAGAACCTCACGAAGGCTGAGCAGATGAGCTACAAGACTATCAAGGCAGAGCCGGAAAACAGCACCTTCCTCGATACTTATGCATGGATTCTCTTCCAGCAGAAGCGTTACGAGGAGGCAAAGATATACATTGAACAGGCAATCCGTAGCGACTCAACACTCAGCGGAGTTGTCAAGGAACATGCCGGTGATATCTATGCACAGACCGGCGATATGGAGAAAGCTCTTGACTATTGGCAGCAGTCGCTCAAAGGAGGTAACGAGAGTGCGACGCTGAAGAAGAAGATACAACTAAAGAAATACATAGCAGAATGA
- a CDS encoding DUF4292 domain-containing protein has protein sequence MKKTKILLASMAVLLLAACGTKRAVVKQRPVPDSKPSQQATPAEKENKIHSLAVMQRIADNALYQKNLVSNLTFTLNDGRKDISVPGILRMRKDEVIRLQLLIPILRSEVGRIEFAKDYVLFIDRMHKQYVKASYDEVAFLRNNGINFYSLQSLFWNQLLIPRQQKVSEADLSQFTVDDSKAQRDGSTRISLKDGKMDYSWSVNPLNSHIVLAAITYNSNSNSASRLSWSYGDFKAFGSKQFPASQSLTINTPAIGQKPAKTLKASFELEGFSDAGDWEIATTPSDKYTKVSVEEILGKLMNF, from the coding sequence ATGAAGAAGACAAAGATATTACTCGCAAGCATGGCAGTCCTTTTACTGGCAGCATGCGGTACAAAGAGGGCTGTGGTGAAGCAGCGTCCTGTGCCGGACAGCAAGCCTTCCCAGCAGGCGACTCCTGCCGAAAAGGAGAATAAAATACATAGCCTTGCTGTTATGCAGCGCATAGCAGACAACGCTCTCTATCAGAAGAACCTCGTCTCAAATCTTACTTTCACGCTTAACGACGGGCGCAAGGACATTAGTGTGCCGGGCATCCTACGTATGCGTAAGGATGAGGTAATCCGTCTGCAGCTGCTGATTCCGATTCTTCGCAGTGAGGTTGGACGCATCGAGTTTGCAAAGGATTACGTGCTTTTCATCGACCGTATGCATAAGCAGTATGTAAAGGCAAGCTACGATGAAGTGGCTTTCCTGCGTAACAATGGTATCAACTTCTATTCTTTGCAATCGCTCTTCTGGAACCAACTGCTCATCCCTCGTCAGCAGAAAGTGAGTGAGGCTGACCTTTCACAGTTTACGGTTGATGACAGCAAGGCACAGCGGGATGGCTCTACCAGAATTAGTTTGAAAGACGGAAAGATGGACTATAGCTGGTCGGTGAATCCTCTGAACAGTCATATTGTCCTTGCCGCTATCACCTACAACAGCAATTCAAATAGTGCTTCAAGGCTCTCATGGTCCTACGGTGACTTCAAGGCGTTCGGTTCCAAGCAGTTTCCTGCCAGCCAGTCTTTGACCATTAATACGCCGGCTATCGGTCAGAAACCGGCAAAGACACTCAAGGCAAGTTTTGAACTTGAAGGCTTCAGCGATGCCGGTGACTGGGAAATTGCCACAACTCCTTCAGATAAGTACACAAAAGTAAGTGTAGAGGAAATCCTCGGTAAATTAATGAACTTTTAA
- a CDS encoding murein hydrolase activator EnvC family protein gives MKRLFLLFILSTMCMLTTFAQHTRKHKARQKAAVVQHVESKTSAKNKGRKTVKASRNTRTATPVTTAKGKRQAVEKVLPQLQQKGKQPQQKTNLPQQKGKQPQVKDRQQPQVKGRQQPQAKTQQSIRGKAAVRNAHAGKKGAKGPFYVTTEEIKGLQLQNQKLQQEISEHEEEMKVKQKDVDDRLQKIVRLDTEIGQHQRTIDTIATDIKGLDSNIGILKGQLASLEAQLGERRARFIRSMRYMARHRSIQDKLMFVFSAKSLTQMYRRLRFVREYAAYQRAQGEQLKAKQMQVDEKHSQLKQVRVDKSNLLYKDRQVHAQMERKRVEQQTVVASLQNDQKVLQGVITQRRQQQQALNAQIDRLIQIEIQKARERAIAEAKAQAAARAAAAKKRAEELARKKAAAEAAARENARRIAEAKEREERAKAAARAAAEAAEKARQEAAARAAAARAAAEKARQEALQKERAAARERAIRKAEAQEAAAKAAQVQAEARAAAEKARADQVAREAEANRVAVERKADADRERAAREAAAARASAAESNDMLSSADRAITGNFANNRGRLPMPLSGKIVSHFGQYNVAGMSNIRLNNDGINIKGAPGSAVRSVFMGEVSGVFMAGGMSVVMVRHGIYISVYANLGSVSVSKGQKVGTGQTIGTVGKTGILQFQLRKETAKLNPEQWLR, from the coding sequence ATGAAACGTCTTTTTCTATTATTCATATTGTCTACAATGTGTATGCTGACAACCTTCGCACAGCATACAAGGAAACACAAGGCACGGCAGAAAGCGGCTGTCGTTCAGCATGTAGAGTCGAAGACTTCGGCTAAAAACAAGGGCAGGAAGACTGTAAAGGCATCGCGTAATACGAGAACTGCAACGCCTGTGACCACTGCGAAAGGAAAGAGGCAGGCTGTTGAGAAAGTGCTGCCACAACTGCAGCAAAAAGGTAAGCAGCCGCAGCAAAAGACCAATCTGCCGCAGCAAAAGGGTAAGCAACCACAGGTAAAAGACAGACAGCAGCCACAGGTAAAAGGCAGACAGCAGCCACAGGCAAAGACCCAACAGTCTATTCGTGGCAAAGCGGCTGTGCGCAATGCTCATGCAGGTAAGAAAGGAGCAAAGGGACCATTTTATGTGACAACCGAAGAAATCAAGGGACTGCAGTTGCAGAACCAGAAGCTACAGCAGGAGATTTCAGAGCACGAGGAAGAGATGAAAGTAAAGCAGAAGGACGTTGACGACCGTCTGCAGAAGATTGTACGCCTCGATACGGAAATCGGTCAGCACCAGAGAACGATTGACACGATAGCCACGGACATCAAGGGCTTGGATTCGAATATTGGTATATTGAAAGGTCAGCTTGCCTCCCTTGAAGCACAGCTGGGCGAACGTCGTGCCCGTTTCATCCGTTCCATGCGTTATATGGCACGCCATCGCAGTATTCAGGATAAGCTGATGTTCGTTTTCTCAGCAAAGAGTCTGACACAGATGTACCGTCGCCTTCGTTTTGTCCGTGAGTATGCAGCCTATCAGCGTGCACAGGGCGAACAGCTGAAAGCCAAGCAGATGCAGGTGGATGAGAAGCATTCACAGTTGAAGCAGGTGCGTGTTGACAAGAGTAATCTTCTTTATAAGGACCGTCAGGTTCATGCTCAGATGGAGCGTAAACGTGTTGAACAGCAGACTGTTGTGGCATCGCTGCAGAACGACCAGAAGGTGTTGCAGGGCGTGATAACACAGCGTCGCCAGCAGCAACAGGCACTGAATGCACAGATTGACCGGCTCATTCAGATTGAAATACAGAAGGCACGTGAACGTGCCATTGCAGAAGCCAAGGCACAGGCTGCTGCCCGTGCTGCCGCTGCCAAGAAGCGTGCGGAGGAACTGGCACGCAAGAAGGCTGCCGCCGAAGCCGCTGCCCGTGAGAATGCCCGCCGTATTGCCGAGGCTAAGGAGCGTGAGGAGAGAGCCAAAGCTGCTGCCCGTGCTGCTGCTGAGGCAGCTGAGAAAGCCCGTCAGGAAGCTGCTGCCCGTGCTGCCGCTGCCCGTGCTGCCGCTGAGAAAGCCCGCCAGGAAGCATTGCAGAAGGAACGTGCTGCGGCACGTGAGCGTGCTATCCGCAAGGCTGAAGCGCAGGAGGCAGCTGCCAAGGCTGCCCAGGTACAGGCTGAAGCCCGTGCTGCAGCCGAGAAAGCCCGTGCCGACCAGGTGGCACGTGAGGCTGAGGCTAACCGTGTGGCTGTCGAGCGAAAGGCTGATGCCGACCGTGAACGTGCTGCCCGTGAGGCGGCTGCAGCGAGGGCATCGGCTGCAGAAAGCAATGATATGCTTAGCTCTGCCGACCGTGCCATAACAGGTAACTTTGCCAATAACCGTGGTAGGTTGCCGATGCCGTTGTCGGGAAAGATAGTCAGTCATTTCGGTCAGTATAACGTGGCTGGTATGTCAAACATCCGCCTGAACAATGACGGTATCAATATCAAGGGTGCTCCGGGCAGTGCTGTGCGCAGTGTCTTCATGGGCGAGGTGAGCGGTGTGTTCATGGCAGGTGGTATGAGTGTCGTGATGGTTCGTCATGGTATTTATATCTCCGTCTATGCCAACCTCGGTTCTGTAAGCGTCAGCAAGGGACAGAAGGTGGGTACTGGACAGACCATCGGAACGGTCGGGAAGACTGGTATCCTCCAGTTCCAGCTGCGTAAGGAGACTGCGAAGCTGAATCCGGAGCAGTGGTTGCGCTGA